A genome region from Sphingobacteriaceae bacterium GW460-11-11-14-LB5 includes the following:
- a CDS encoding glycoside hydrolase family 3, with protein MRKNLFILIALCGTAFSASAQQKTYLELLANQPKWVDSVFNKLNRRERIAQMFFVRAHTNLGKKYTDSVGQVIKKEQLGGVIFFQGGPGRQVLATNAYQKLSRVPLIVANDGEWGLGMRLDSTISFPYQMTLGAIQNKELLYKMGLEVAKDYKRMGMQMNLAPDADINNNPKNPVINYRSFGENKYNVATKVAAYMKGMQDGGLLTTLKHFPGHGDTDVDSHYDLPQLTFSATRLDTLEMYPFKELIKQGASGVMIAHMNIPSLDNTPNLPSTLSKPIVTGILKQKLGFKGLIISDAMDMKGVVKYFKDGEADLMGIIAGNDIIELSENSDRAIKLVRKAVRQDRVSMAEIDQSVRKILTAKYWAGLAKRDTIVTQGVVAAVNRNASNALVQELANASVTLLKGKDYIKRLIPIRRTAIISIGVPSVTTFQKEISKGYYNSVYYVLDKDANATQISNIAREIAAFDQVIVGIHDSRARPANNIPLNAGVKNFIKELSAKNAVFALFANPYNLAGLAGLENSKGLVVAYQKEDYMQISAAAVINNRLTPTGKLPVSVAPFYKFGDGL; from the coding sequence GTGAGAAAAAACTTATTTATACTTATTGCCCTTTGTGGCACTGCATTTTCGGCAAGCGCACAACAGAAAACCTATTTAGAATTATTGGCCAATCAACCGAAATGGGTCGATTCGGTTTTTAACAAACTTAACCGTAGAGAACGTATTGCGCAGATGTTCTTTGTTCGGGCACATACCAATCTGGGTAAAAAATATACCGACTCAGTTGGTCAGGTCATTAAAAAAGAACAATTGGGTGGAGTAATCTTTTTTCAGGGAGGCCCCGGCCGGCAGGTTTTAGCCACTAATGCCTATCAAAAATTAAGCAGGGTACCCTTAATCGTAGCCAATGATGGTGAATGGGGTTTGGGCATGCGCCTGGACAGCACAATTTCCTTTCCTTATCAAATGACCCTTGGCGCAATCCAAAATAAAGAGCTGTTGTATAAAATGGGCTTGGAAGTAGCCAAAGATTACAAACGCATGGGTATGCAGATGAACTTAGCACCCGATGCCGACATCAATAATAACCCTAAAAATCCGGTTATTAATTACCGCTCTTTTGGCGAAAATAAATACAATGTGGCGACCAAGGTTGCCGCTTATATGAAAGGCATGCAAGATGGCGGTTTATTAACCACCTTGAAGCACTTTCCTGGTCATGGCGATACTGATGTAGACTCGCATTACGATTTACCCCAGCTTACTTTCTCTGCTACACGTTTGGATACTTTAGAAATGTATCCTTTCAAAGAGCTGATTAAACAAGGGGCTTCTGGCGTGATGATTGCACACATGAACATCCCATCTTTAGATAATACGCCAAATTTACCCTCTACCCTTTCCAAGCCGATTGTTACAGGCATTTTAAAACAGAAATTAGGCTTTAAAGGCTTGATCATCTCGGATGCGATGGACATGAAAGGTGTGGTAAAATACTTTAAAGATGGCGAAGCGGATCTGATGGGTATTATTGCAGGCAACGATATCATAGAACTTTCGGAAAATAGCGATAGGGCGATTAAACTGGTGCGTAAAGCGGTGAGACAGGATCGTGTAAGCATGGCCGAGATCGACCAAAGCGTGCGTAAAATATTAACTGCAAAATATTGGGCAGGTTTGGCTAAACGCGATACCATTGTAACCCAGGGTGTTGTTGCTGCCGTAAACCGCAACGCAAGTAATGCTTTGGTGCAGGAGTTGGCCAATGCGTCAGTAACCCTGCTAAAAGGTAAAGATTATATCAAACGTCTTATTCCAATCAGAAGAACAGCCATTATCAGTATCGGCGTACCCTCGGTAACTACTTTCCAGAAAGAGATTTCGAAAGGTTATTATAACTCTGTTTATTATGTGCTGGATAAAGATGCCAATGCAACACAAATTTCGAACATTGCCCGCGAAATCGCTGCATTTGACCAGGTGATTGTGGGCATTCACGATAGCCGCGCAAGACCAGCAAACAATATCCCGCTCAATGCAGGCGTAAAAAACTTTATTAAAGAGTTATCAGCAAAAAATGCTGTTTTTGCGTTGTTTGCTAATCCATATAATCTGGCCGGCTTAGCTGGTTTAGAAAACAGTAAAGGTTTGGTTGTTGCTTATCAAAAAGAAGATTACATGCAGATTTCGGCTGCTGCAGTGATTAACAACAGATTGACACCTACTGGCAAGTTACCCGTAAGCGTGGCTCCGTTTTATAAATTCGGCGACGGGCTTTAG
- a CDS encoding thioredoxin family protein has protein sequence MKRLVILLTAVFLSTAAFSQAKKEGVHIYNPQADAKAEIAAAVGKAAKENKHVLLQVGGNWCSWCIAFHNLVDSTATLKKYINDNFETVLVNYSPENKNESVLASLGYPQRFGFPVFLILDGKGKVLHIENSSYLETEEVGANGKKKVGHDVKKITSFLKGWTTTAVNPETYKSKAK, from the coding sequence ATGAAAAGATTAGTCATTTTATTAACGGCTGTATTTCTTTCGACTGCAGCTTTTAGTCAGGCGAAAAAAGAAGGCGTTCATATCTATAACCCACAAGCCGATGCCAAAGCCGAAATTGCTGCTGCGGTTGGAAAGGCAGCTAAAGAAAATAAACATGTTTTGCTTCAGGTTGGTGGGAACTGGTGTAGCTGGTGTATTGCATTCCACAATCTGGTTGACAGCACAGCAACGCTAAAAAAATACATTAACGACAATTTTGAAACTGTTCTGGTTAATTACAGTCCTGAAAATAAAAACGAAAGTGTTTTAGCCAGTTTAGGATATCCTCAACGTTTTGGCTTTCCGGTATTTTTAATCCTTGATGGTAAAGGCAAAGTGTTACACATTGAAAATTCTTCTTATTTAGAAACCGAAGAAGTTGGCGCTAACGGTAAAAAGAAAGTTGGACATGATGTAAAGAAAATTACCTCTTTTTTAAAAGGATGGACAACCACTGCAGTTAATCCCGAAACTTACAAGTCGAAGGCCAAGTAA
- a CDS encoding hydrolase TatD, whose translation MDFLDIHTHKTATQAGVTSIQSLSLTDDIFLAMPKTKPISVGLHPWFAKIDHLQLQMKYLTVVANQPNVKQIGECGLDRLRGENLGNQTIILEKQIELAEKINKPLILHCVKCFSELIAIKDRLKVKVPMIIHGFNKNEKLGQQLLDKGFLLSFGLAALKESSGAAKLIQSTDNFFLETDDADISIAEIYQAAAILKKCSVDELKARIFTYWKKFNLI comes from the coding sequence ATGGATTTTTTAGACATACATACCCATAAAACTGCTACCCAAGCAGGGGTAACCAGCATTCAAAGCCTGTCGTTAACTGACGATATCTTTTTAGCGATGCCTAAAACAAAACCGATTTCGGTAGGCTTACATCCATGGTTTGCCAAAATTGATCACCTGCAGCTTCAAATGAAATATTTAACGGTTGTGGCCAATCAACCGAATGTTAAACAGATCGGCGAATGTGGTTTAGATCGCTTAAGAGGTGAAAACCTGGGAAATCAGACAATAATCCTAGAAAAGCAGATAGAATTGGCTGAAAAGATTAACAAACCGTTGATTCTGCATTGCGTGAAATGCTTTTCTGAACTGATTGCGATTAAAGACCGGTTGAAAGTTAAAGTACCAATGATCATCCATGGTTTTAATAAAAATGAAAAACTTGGCCAGCAATTATTGGATAAAGGATTTTTACTTTCATTTGGTTTGGCTGCGTTGAAAGAAAGCTCGGGTGCGGCAAAACTCATTCAAAGTACCGATAATTTTTTCCTGGAAACAGACGATGCGGATATATCGATTGCAGAAATTTACCAGGCCGCAGCCATTTTAAAAAAATGTAGTGTTGATGAACTTAAAGCTCGTATTTTTACCTACTGGAAAAAATTCAATTTAATATAA
- a CDS encoding tRNA threonylcarbamoyladenosine dehydratase, with translation MSDVTWLSRSALLVGNDGIEKLQSKHVLVIGLGGVGSFAAEFICRSGVGEMTIVDGDVVDPTNRNRQLPALATNHGVSKAAIMQERLLAINPELKLHVVNTFLTPEKCREILESDFDYIMDCIDSVMPKITLLGTALEKNIPIVSSMGAGGKMDPTRLRITLLPDTYQCVFASYVRKRLNKLANAAKIKAVFSTEEMDKNSMIMTDGSNFKRSAYGTVSYLPAAFGGACASVVIRDLLGLPIEMAERPARISHKTLNKRKSKKV, from the coding sequence ATGTCTGATGTTACCTGGCTTTCGCGCTCTGCCCTCCTTGTAGGAAATGATGGAATAGAAAAACTACAATCGAAACACGTTCTGGTAATTGGTTTAGGTGGAGTAGGTTCTTTTGCAGCCGAATTTATCTGCCGCTCAGGCGTTGGCGAAATGACTATTGTAGACGGTGATGTAGTTGACCCGACCAACCGGAACAGGCAACTACCAGCTTTGGCAACCAATCATGGTGTAAGCAAAGCTGCAATTATGCAAGAGCGTTTACTGGCCATTAACCCCGAATTAAAACTCCATGTGGTAAACACTTTTCTTACGCCGGAAAAATGCAGGGAAATTTTAGAGTCTGATTTCGATTACATCATGGATTGCATCGACAGTGTAATGCCCAAAATCACTTTGTTAGGAACGGCACTGGAAAAGAATATTCCTATTGTAAGCTCAATGGGTGCTGGTGGTAAAATGGACCCCACCAGATTAAGAATTACCCTGCTTCCTGATACCTATCAATGTGTTTTTGCCAGTTATGTACGCAAAAGGCTGAATAAACTTGCCAATGCAGCAAAAATAAAAGCTGTTTTCTCCACAGAGGAAATGGATAAAAACTCGATGATCATGACTGATGGGAGTAATTTCAAGCGTTCGGCTTATGGCACCGTTTCTTATCTGCCCGCAGCATTTGGCGGGGCCTGTGCTTCGGTTGTAATCCGCGATCTGCTTGGCCTTCCAATCGAAATGGCCGAACGCCCTGCAAGAATTAGCCATAAAACGCTCAATAAACGGAAAAGCAAAAAAGTCTGA
- a CDS encoding DNA helicase UvrD: MPQPLKILQASAGSGKTFSLTAHYLTLLFSGDNKYREILAVTFTNKATEEMKTRILEVLLGLAKGNPSKKIDDYRKLILQAYPTVSQQELQFKADKIYRKILHDYSRFSVSTIDGFVQKVIRGFAFELGLNADYNLEMNYDKVKDDLVNKLDEALDHNKQLLQWIIDLAIERISDNKSWNYKFELYNLIGEIFSERFQIFEDAVSTLGLENIDELFKKYISVTKAEIKNFEEELIALATEANEALNVIGVETEHLKGKSRSPLAKIIFVARGDFSKIEPLFNLIDEPEEWFQKNTNFPEAYDTVNPILQKLKAHYLAHLPNYSLAIAFNKNLYYLRLMQEIAVLLKEYRAENDNLLISDAQKLISGITEDAGDNPSFIWEKVGNRYRNFLFDEFQDTSTSQWGSFKSLLTNAMATPSQDLIDHLIVGDTKQSIYRWRNGDWNILHKHAKLDVGAENVLEESLEENYRSAENIITFNNFLYKAIPLTLQNELNENLATKPDSISKWWHEQHYQQIITDIYGGSTQNFATNTLKGGTIKIKKFGKDHAPNEARFTETVFRDIALDDIVEEINHLKNEQQYALKDIAILVRSNSEALLTVKKLMGHNLPVLSGDALLISNNSAIQLIINTLKVLIGLETQTALYKANCIALYHSLHDKEINANHYLNLNNKPLNTLTAVLPVALCENWQSWLQLPLPELVEILIESYGLKNLTANLPYLLAFRDLTASAGKLGEKGIISFLTWWEEDGIKKSLPSPEGADAIQIITIHKSKGLAFRAVFVPFCNWEIKGKPNGTFWVSSEETVYKELKGIPLKYNEALADSAIAKAYYEELLYNNMDALNMLYVATTRSKDYLYIATMAKKELKLSNMGDVINFTFDEQFDENGVYEIVDDVIVESKVEEFNFINLKSYPTTTRLSELYIPSEDKHLKHLVNIEKSGRKGSLLHDILASASTEKEVNDYSTNLVLQGIIKEEEKQKLIDSALEVLNNPELQIILGKASESIVEKNIIDAHGKLHRPDRVLINADEVIILDYKFTLEESDKHIEQVNNYRVLLSEMGYQNIKTYLFYAVKGKLKLV, translated from the coding sequence ATGCCCCAACCCCTCAAAATTCTTCAGGCCTCTGCAGGTTCCGGTAAAACGTTCAGTCTTACGGCACATTACCTCACGCTGCTTTTTAGTGGAGACAATAAGTACCGCGAAATTTTAGCGGTAACCTTTACAAACAAGGCCACCGAAGAAATGAAAACGAGGATTCTCGAGGTACTGCTCGGACTGGCGAAAGGCAATCCATCTAAAAAAATCGACGATTATCGGAAACTGATTTTACAGGCTTACCCTACAGTAAGTCAACAGGAATTACAGTTTAAAGCCGATAAGATTTACCGCAAAATTTTGCACGATTACAGCCGCTTTTCGGTAAGTACAATTGATGGTTTTGTGCAAAAAGTAATTCGTGGTTTTGCTTTCGAGCTGGGACTCAATGCCGATTATAATTTAGAAATGAATTATGATAAGGTGAAAGATGACCTCGTGAATAAACTCGACGAAGCTTTAGACCACAACAAACAACTTTTACAATGGATCATCGATCTGGCTATCGAGCGCATCAGCGACAACAAAAGCTGGAACTATAAATTCGAACTTTATAACCTGATCGGAGAAATATTTTCTGAGCGCTTCCAGATTTTCGAAGATGCGGTAAGTACACTCGGATTGGAAAACATCGATGAATTATTCAAAAAATATATCAGTGTTACTAAAGCCGAAATCAAAAATTTTGAAGAGGAACTGATTGCACTAGCTACCGAAGCCAACGAAGCCCTGAATGTAATCGGCGTAGAAACCGAACACCTCAAAGGGAAATCGCGTAGTCCGCTGGCTAAGATTATTTTTGTTGCCAGAGGCGATTTTTCTAAAATAGAACCGCTGTTTAATTTAATTGATGAACCTGAGGAGTGGTTTCAAAAAAACACAAATTTCCCTGAAGCTTACGACACCGTAAATCCGATTCTCCAGAAATTAAAAGCACATTATTTAGCCCATTTACCCAATTACAGCCTGGCCATCGCTTTTAATAAAAACCTTTACTATTTAAGGTTGATGCAGGAAATTGCCGTGTTATTGAAAGAATATCGGGCTGAAAATGACAACCTCCTCATCAGCGATGCACAGAAACTGATTTCAGGGATTACCGAAGATGCAGGCGACAACCCTTCCTTCATCTGGGAAAAAGTGGGCAATCGTTACCGCAACTTTTTGTTCGACGAATTTCAGGACACCTCTACCAGCCAATGGGGAAGTTTTAAATCACTATTAACCAATGCGATGGCTACGCCGAGTCAGGATTTAATCGATCACCTGATTGTTGGCGATACCAAACAATCTATTTACCGCTGGCGTAATGGCGATTGGAACATCCTGCATAAACATGCCAAATTAGACGTCGGCGCAGAAAATGTATTGGAAGAAAGTCTAGAAGAGAACTACAGAAGTGCCGAGAATATTATCACTTTCAACAATTTCCTTTATAAAGCTATTCCACTAACCCTGCAGAATGAGCTGAATGAAAATCTGGCTACGAAACCTGATAGCATCTCTAAATGGTGGCATGAGCAACATTATCAGCAGATTATAACCGATATTTATGGCGGTTCGACCCAAAATTTTGCCACCAATACTTTAAAGGGCGGCACCATCAAAATTAAGAAGTTTGGGAAAGATCATGCACCTAACGAAGCGCGTTTTACTGAAACCGTTTTCAGGGATATTGCCCTCGACGATATTGTTGAAGAAATAAACCACCTCAAAAACGAACAGCAGTATGCCCTAAAAGACATTGCCATTCTGGTTCGTTCGAATAGTGAAGCCTTACTAACCGTTAAAAAATTAATGGGGCATAACTTACCGGTTTTATCGGGCGATGCTTTGTTGATTTCGAACAACTCGGCCATACAGCTCATCATTAATACCTTAAAAGTGCTGATTGGTTTAGAAACACAAACGGCATTATATAAAGCCAATTGTATTGCACTGTACCATTCGCTGCACGATAAAGAGATCAATGCCAATCATTATCTGAATCTTAACAATAAGCCTTTAAATACCCTAACAGCAGTTTTACCCGTAGCCTTGTGCGAGAACTGGCAAAGCTGGTTACAGCTCCCGCTGCCCGAGCTCGTAGAAATTTTAATTGAAAGTTATGGTTTAAAAAATCTGACCGCCAATTTACCCTATCTGCTGGCTTTTAGAGATTTAACCGCGTCAGCAGGCAAGCTTGGCGAAAAAGGCATTATTTCCTTTTTAACCTGGTGGGAAGAAGACGGCATCAAAAAATCACTACCCTCGCCCGAAGGTGCTGATGCGATACAGATCATCACCATACATAAATCTAAAGGACTGGCCTTTAGGGCGGTTTTTGTGCCATTTTGCAATTGGGAGATTAAAGGAAAACCGAATGGCACTTTTTGGGTATCTTCAGAAGAAACCGTCTATAAAGAACTCAAGGGCATTCCATTGAAATACAACGAGGCATTGGCCGATTCGGCAATTGCAAAAGCATATTACGAGGAATTACTTTATAACAATATGGATGCCCTGAATATGCTTTATGTGGCTACCACACGCTCAAAGGATTATTTGTACATCGCCACGATGGCCAAAAAGGAATTGAAATTATCCAACATGGGCGATGTGATCAACTTTACTTTTGATGAGCAGTTTGATGAAAATGGGGTATATGAAATTGTAGATGATGTAATTGTTGAAAGTAAAGTTGAGGAATTCAATTTTATCAACTTAAAAAGTTACCCTACTACAACCCGCTTATCAGAGCTTTATATTCCCTCAGAAGACAAACACTTAAAACATTTGGTCAATATTGAAAAATCAGGCAGAAAAGGCTCGCTATTGCACGATATTTTGGCCAGTGCCAGTACCGAAAAGGAGGTAAATGATTATAGCACCAATCTGGTTCTACAGGGCATTATCAAAGAAGAAGAAAAGCAGAAATTAATCGATTCGGCATTGGAAGTATTAAACAATCCCGAACTTCAAATCATTTTAGGTAAAGCAAGTGAAAGCATCGTAGAAAAAAATATTATTGATGCCCACGGAAAACTCCACCGTCCAGACAGGGTGCTGATTAATGCTGATGAAGTAATTATTCTGGACTATAAATTTACTTTGGAAGAAAGCGACAAACATATCGAACAGGTGAACAATTACAGGGTATTACTTTCCGAAATGGGTTATCAAAATATCAAAACCTATCTTTTCTACGCAGTTAAGGGTAAATTGAAATTAGTATAA